The genomic region AAAAATAAAGCAGTTAAAAAAAGCGATTGAAATAGTTGGAGGAAAGAATTTTTTAGATAGTTTAGAAAATGATAATAAATTAGCTGAACTCTTAATAGAAAAATCCTTAACAAGTGAATTGGTAGAAATAGAAATAAATTGTGAAAAACATTTAGTTAATAATTTATACAAAAAGAAATTGGAATATGAAAAGAGTTATATAAAAAATAAAAAGAAAAATATAGATAAAATAGTTTATAAAATAAAAAAATATAATACTTATCTAGATTCTTTAATAAGAAAATACAAAAAAGATCAAAGCTATGAAAACTTATTAAAGATTAAAGAAGAGATAGAATTAAGATATAAAAATGATATAGATAATTTTATTTTATCCGAAATTAATAATTTGAAAGAAGATAATAAAGAGTATTATGGAGAATTTTTAAAGTCAAAGAAAGAAGACTTTATTAATCTTGTATTACATTCAATAATTTAAGAAATATTTTTTACATAAATATTAAATAATACAGACTTATTAATTAAATTGAGAAAATTCAATATTCAGTTAGGAAAAATGCATTGTAAGATCTTGTAAAATTACAATGCATTTTATTTGTTTATAATTATCAAATTGAATATCTATCAGCTTTCGATACATTATCACTTATTAAAAAATTTGCTTTATCTTGTATCCCATATTTAAAAATTCATCTTTAATTAATTTAATATGTTCTTCTCCATTTGTTTCAACAGTTGCTTCTAGTAGTACATTTTTAATTCTATTACCAGCTTTAAATTGGTTATGTTCCAATTGAACCACATTTGCATTCAATTCATATAGAGCTTTAGAAATTTTATAAATTTGACCAGGGCAATTTGGTAATTCTAAGGAAAAACAGAATAGTCTTTTTCTTTTTACTAAACCATCCTTTAATAATGAAGAAATAGTAAGCATATCAATATTACCTCCGCTAACAACGGAAACAATATTTTTATTTGTAACATTTATTTTCTTCAAGGCAGCTAAGCTGGTAGCCCCTGAAGCTTCTACAACTAGTTTTTGCTTTTCACAAAGATCTAAAAAGGACTTTGAAATTTCATTGTCAGAAACGGTTATAATATTATCAACAAAATCCTTTATAATGTTAAAAGTTTGCTTTCCTGGAGATTTAACTGCTATTCCATCTGCAATTGTATTTACCGAATTTAAAGAAGTTAGTTTTTTATTTTTAAAGCTTAATTCCATTGCATTAGCCCCTTCAGCTTGGACGCCTATTATTTGTACAGATGGATTAATTTCTTTTGCAGCAAGAGCTATGCCGCTTATTAAGCCGCCGCCTCCAATTGGGCATATTATCATATCTACATTATTAAGTTGTTCAAAAATTTCTAAAGCTATTGTACCTTGTCCATAAATAACATTTAAGTCGTTAAAAGGATGAATGAAAATAGAACCAGTTTCTTTTTCTATTTCTTTTGCTTTTAGATAAGCATCATCATAACAATCACCATAAAGGATAACATTTCCTCCATAATTTTTTGTTGATTGAACTTTCAGGAAAGGAGTATTTTTGGGCATAACAATAGTAGACTTTACTCCTAACATATTTGAAGCGTAGGCAACTCCTTGAGCATGATTACCAGCAGAAGAACAAACTACACCAAGTTTTCTTTCTTCTTCAGAAAGGGAGCTGATTTTATTTAGAGCACCTCTAATTTTATATGCACCAGTAATCTGTAAATTTTCACATTTAATATAAATAGTATTTTTTGCTTCTTTGGAAAAAAAGGGGCTATATATTAATGGTGTTTTTAATATAACCTCTTTTATGTTATTTCTTGCCTTTTGAAGATTTTTTAAATGCATACGTTTACACCTCTATAAATAATCAATATAAAACCTGTAAATATTATACCATTTTAAGAAAAATATAGATATATAAAATTTATTACATGTATATTTTGTTTTAAAGAATAGAAAATATTAATATAGTCTTTAAAAGGAGGGTTAATTAATGAATGATAATTTTCCAAAAACTTTTCCTCCCCAAAAGCAAAATGTACAACCAGGTATAGAGGAAAAGATGAATCCTAAACCTATATATAAGGATGAAACAATTCTAGGAAGTAATAGGTTAAAAGGAAAGGTGGCAGTTATTACTGGTGGTGATAGTGGAATAGGAAGGGCTGTATCAGTAGCTTTTGCTCGAGAAGGGGCAAAGGTTGCTATAATTTACTTAAATGAACATGATGATGCAAACAAAACAAAAGAGGAAATTGAGAAAATGAATGGTGAATGTTTATTAATTCCAGGTGATATAGGAGATCCTGCTTTTTGCACATCTGCCATTAGTCAGGTTATAAATAGATTTAAAGCTATAAATATTTTAGTAAACAATGCAGCTGAACAGCATGTTTGTAATTCTTTAGAGGAAATAACTAACGAGCAGTTTGATAGAACCTTTAGAACAAATATATATGGTCCTTTTTATTTAACTAGAGAAGCATTAAAACACTTAAAGAAGGGAGATTGTATAATTAATACAACTTCAATTACTGCTTATAAGGGAAATAAGAAATTAATAGATTATTCTATGAGTAAGGGCGCTTTAGTTAGTTTTACAAGATCTTTGGCTTTAAATTTAGTAGGAAGAGGAATTAGAGTAAATGCAGTTGCTCCGGGACCAGTTTGGAGCCCATTAATTCCTGCTTCAGATACTCCAGAGGCTGTATCTCAATTTGGAGGTCAAAATCCTAGCGGAAGAGCAGGCCAGCCTGTTGAACTAGCAGAAAGTTATGTGTTTTTGGCAAGTGATGGGGCTTCCTATATTACAGGAGAAACAATACATGTGAATGGTGGAGAAATAGCTAATTCATAAAAACATAGAGCTGCTGTTACATTTAATAATAGATATCTATAAGGAACATCTTTTTAATTTCATTAAGATGTTCCTTTTTATATGATATTAAACTAAATCTTTATTGCGTAAAACATAATACTAAGGTACTATTATTATTGTTATAATTGATACGGAGTGATTTTATGGAAGAAAGATTACAAAAATATATGGCTAGCTGCGGAGTAGCCTCTAGAAGAAAATGTGAAGAATATATTCTTGCAGGAGAAGTAAGGGTAAATGATAAAGTTGTAAAAGAATTAGGAGTAAAGGTTAATCCAGAAAAGGACAAAATATATTTTAAGGGTAAAGAAATAAAAAAAGAAAGTCAAAAAGTATATATAATGTTAAATAAACCTGAAGGCTATATAACTTCTGTTAAAGATGAAAAAGGAAGAAAGACTGTTTTAGATATAGTGAAGGTTAAGGAAAGAATTTTTCCAATTGGAAGATTAGATTATGATAGTTCTGGTTTATTATTATTAACTAATGATGGTGAAATTTATAATAAAATCATTCATCCACGAGTAAACTTAAATAAAAAATATATTGCTTTATGCAAAGGTATCTTTTCAGAAGAGGAATTAAAGAAATTTCAAATTGGAATTGATATAGGAGGATATATTACTGCAGAAGCTAAAATTAAGGTGTTAGAAGTTAAGAAAGATAAAAGCTTAGTAGAAATAATAATTCACGAAGGAAAGAATAGGCAGATTAGAAGAATGTGCTTAGCCTTAGGACATGAAGTTATTAAATTAAAAAGAATTTCAATTGGAGAAATAAAATTAGGAAATTTAAAAAAAGGAGAATACAGAAATTTAACTAAAAAGGAATTAGATTATATTAATTCATTATAGGGAGAGGTAATATGTTTAAATACGTAGCTAGTATAAGCGATTTATCTCATTATATAATAGATAAATTTGTTATGGACAAAAATGTTGCAATAGATGGAACCCTAGGAAATGGCAACGATACGGATTTTTTAGCAGACAAATTTGCTAAGGTCTATAGTTTTGATATACAAAAGGAAGCCTGTGAAAAATACTTATTAAAAAATTTGAAGAATGTAAAAATTATTAACGCTTCCCATCATTTATTTAATAAATATATAGAAGAAAAAGTAGATTGTATAATGTATAATTTAGGTTTTCTACCTGGAGGAGATAAAAACATCACTACAATGCATGATACATCTTTAATAAGCATTAAAAAAGGTTTAGAGTTATTAAATAATGGAGGAATTATGACAATTTGTATATATAGAGGACATAATGAAGGTAAGGTAGAGGAGTCTTGCATATTAGAATATTTAACAAAACTAGATAAAAGTAAATTTGGAGTTATGCTTCATTCTTACTTAAACAGAGATGAAAGAGCACCTATTTTAGTTGTTGTGGAGAAAAAGAAAAATTTATAAATTTATATTTTGATATACAAATTAATATTAATTATTCACAAAATGAAATTTTAATTGATGAATTATTCAAAAGATGTTAATATATATTTAAAAGATTGTTAAATTTTTCGAAAAGAAGGGATGCAGATGGATAGTAATCTAAAAGATGATTCAAAGGATCTATTACGTTTAATTAAATCTAAATTTCCTAGATTAAGTAAAGGACAAAAATTGATTTCAGAATATATTTTAAATAATTATGATAAAGCCGCCTTTATGACTGCAGCGAAACTAGGTGCTGCAGTGGGAGTTTCAGAGTCAACAGTAGTTAGATTTGCTACTGAATTAGGATTTTCTGGTTACCCAAAGCTTCAAAAAGCACTACAGGAATTAATAAAAAATAAACTTACTACAGTGCAAAGGTTAGAATTGTCTGAAGAATACTCAGATGTTGGCTATGCTTTAAAGGCTGTACTTAAGGCAGATATTGAAAATATAAGATCAACTCTTGAAAAAATTAATTACAATACTTTTGAAGAAGTAGTAAATAAAATATTTGAAGCTAAAAGAATATATATATTAGGTTTAAGAAGTTCAACAGCATTAGCTGAATTTTTAGGCTTTTATTTGAATATTATTTTACAAAATGTTAAGACTGTAAGTTATGGAATTTCAGATATATTTGAGCAAATGATAAATGTTGGGGAAGGAGATTTAGTAATTGGAATTGGTTTTCCACGATATGCTTCAAGAACAATAGATGCCTTATCTTTTACAAAAGATAGAGGAGCTGTAGTAGTAGCCATTACTGATAGTCTTTTATCTCCACTTGCTTCAAAGGCTGATTATACATTAATTGCACAAAGCAATATGGCTTCCTTTGTTGATTCACTAGTTGCTCCTTTATCTGTAATTAATGCACTAATAATTTCAGTTGGAATGAGAGAGAAAAACAATATTACAAATGTATTTAATAATCTAGAGGAGATTTGGACAAATTATAATGTATATTCATATAATAATAGAAATGTTTCGGATGACTAAATGTTAGTTTGGAGTTAGTAGTTTGGAACTAGGAGTGTTGAGTATAACTTTATACTTAGCACTTTTTCTGTTTTTCTGAAGTGTAAAAATATAAATGCTATTTTATTAAATATATAGCCAAAACAGGAGGATAAAATGAAGAAAGTAATAGTTATAGGAGCTGGACCGGCAGGCATGATGGCAGCAATATCTGCTGCAAAAAATAATAATGAGGTAATATTATTAGAAAGAAATGAAAAGGTAGGTAAAAAGCTTTTTATTACTGGGAAAGGAAGATGTAATGTTACAAATTCTAAAGATATTTCTGAATTCTTTGATTATATTATTGGAAATCCTCATTTTCTTTATAGTGCATTATATAGTTTTACAAATGAAGATACCATTGATTTCTTTGAAAAGCAAGGAATAAGATTAAAATCCGAAAGGGGAGGAAGAGTATTTCCTCAATCAGATAAATCATCAGATATTATAAAAGGTCTTATGAATGGTCTTCAAAGGCATAATGTTGATATTAAGTTAAATAGTAAAGTTACTGATATAATACTTGAGGGAAACAAAATTACAGCTGTTAAGATAAATAATAATCTGCTTTTAAAGGGGGATCATTTTATTATTTGCACAGGTGGAGTTTCTTATCCTTTAACTGGTTCTACAGGAGATGGAATAAAATTTTCAAAAAAATTAGGCCATAGTATTATAGAGTTAAAACCTTCATTAGTACCTATAGAATTTGAGGATACTGTAGAAAAAGAATTAGTAGGTTTAAATTTAAGGAATATTGAGCTTAGTGTTTATAAAGAAGAGAGCAAAAAGCCTTTGTTTAAGGAATTGGGCGAAATAGCATTCACTAAATATGGTATTTCTGGTCCTTTAGCTTTAAAAGCTTCAAGATATATTGATAATGAAAATGACTATAATGTATGCATAGATTTAAAGCCAGCATTAAAAGAAGATGAACTTGATAAAAGACTACAAAAAGATTTTAAAAAGTATATAAATAAAGAGTTTAAAAATTCTTTAGATGACTTATTGCCAAAAAGAATAATAAATTTTGTAATCTCATTATCAAATATAAAAGGAGATAAAAAAGTAAATGAAATTACAAGAGAGGAACGTAAAAATTTAGTTAAGTCATTAAAAAAAATAAACTTTCGGGTTAAAGGTTTAAGACCAATTGAAGAAGCAATTGTAACTTCAGGAGGAGTAAATACTTTAGAAATTGATCCATCTACAATGAAATCAAAGCTAATAAGTAATTTATCCTTTGCAGGGGAAGTAATTGATGTGGATGCCTTTACTGGAGGTTATAATGTACAAATTGCTCTTTCCACAGGTTACTTAGCAGGAACTAATATTTAAAATAACTTGTTAAAATTATATAAAAATAATATAATTTAATAGAAAATGTTTTTTGTTTTCTAATTTTGAAAGGTGGAATATAATTTTGAGAATATCAGTTGCCATAGATGGACCAGCAGGTGCAGGAAAAAGCACTATTGCAAAACTAGTTGCAAAAAGATTTAATTTAATGTATATAAACACTGGTTCTATGTATAGAGCCGTAGCTTTAGCAGCAAAAGAAAATAATATAGACGAAAATAAAATAGAAGACTTGTGCAAACTAATAGACACCATGGATATGGAGTTTAGAGATGACGATTTATTTTTAAATGGGGAGAACATTCAAGATAAGATAACAATGCCAGAAATTAGTGTAATTGTATCTAAGTATGCAGCAATAAAAGAGGTTAGAGAAAAACTTGTAAAGCTGCAAAGAGAAATGTCAAGGAAATTTGATGTCATCATGGATGGAAGAGATATTGGTACAGTAGTCCTTAAAGATTCAAAATTTAAATTTTTCCTTACTGCAACAGCAGAAGCTAGAGCAGAAAGAAGATATAAAGAATTAAAGATGAGAGGATTAGATGTAGACTACGATACAATTCTGGAAGATATAATTAAAAGAGATTATTACGATAGTCATAGGGAAGTAGATCCATTAAGAAAAGCAGAAGATGCAATAGAAATAGATTCAACCAATCTATCAATTTTTGAAGTAACAGAAAAAATATCTTCTATTATAGAAAAAAATCTTTAATTTATTATTAAGGGGATAAAAAAATAAATTTAAAATATAAATATATAGGAGAAATTTTTATGAGTAAAGTATTATTAGCAGAAAATGCAGGCTTTTGCTTTGGAGTACAGAGAGCTGTAGAAGAAGCTATAAAGATTCAAAAGCAGTATAATAAAAAAATCTATACATTAGGTCCTTTAATACATAATAATGATGTTGTTAATTATTTAGAAGAAAATAATATATTTGCTATAGATTATAATGAAATAGATCAGTTAGAACAAGATGATGTTATAGTTATAAGATCACATGGTGTAACTAAGAAAGTTATTGAAGATTTGGAAAATAGAGGATTAATTGTTGTCAATGCTACATGCCCATATGTAACAAATATTCAAAAGAAGGTAAATAAATTTTCTGAAAAGGGTTATAATATAGTTATTTTAGGAGATAAAAAACATCCCGAAGTAATTGGAATTAACGGATGGTGTAATGATAGTGCTATAATAACTAAAGATGGTAGTTTTGATGAGAAATTACCTAATAAAATTTGTGTTGTGTCACAAACAACAGAAAAACAAGAAAATTGGAAAAATACAGTAACAAACCTATCCTTAAAATCAAAGGAAGTATTAGCTTTTAATACTATTTGTCAGGCAACAGAAGTAAGACAAAAAAGCGCTGATAATTTATCAAAAATTGTTGATACTATGATTGTAATCGGTGGTAGAAATAGTTCAAATACAACTAAGTT from Clostridium isatidis harbors:
- a CDS encoding tRNA (mnm(5)s(2)U34)-methyltransferase produces the protein MFKYVASISDLSHYIIDKFVMDKNVAIDGTLGNGNDTDFLADKFAKVYSFDIQKEACEKYLLKNLKNVKIINASHHLFNKYIEEKVDCIMYNLGFLPGGDKNITTMHDTSLISIKKGLELLNNGGIMTICIYRGHNEGKVEESCILEYLTKLDKSKFGVMLHSYLNRDERAPILVVVEKKKNL
- a CDS encoding MurR/RpiR family transcriptional regulator; amino-acid sequence: MDSNLKDDSKDLLRLIKSKFPRLSKGQKLISEYILNNYDKAAFMTAAKLGAAVGVSESTVVRFATELGFSGYPKLQKALQELIKNKLTTVQRLELSEEYSDVGYALKAVLKADIENIRSTLEKINYNTFEEVVNKIFEAKRIYILGLRSSTALAEFLGFYLNIILQNVKTVSYGISDIFEQMINVGEGDLVIGIGFPRYASRTIDALSFTKDRGAVVVAITDSLLSPLASKADYTLIAQSNMASFVDSLVAPLSVINALIISVGMREKNNITNVFNNLEEIWTNYNVYSYNNRNVSDD
- the ilvA gene encoding threonine ammonia-lyase, yielding MHLKNLQKARNNIKEVILKTPLIYSPFFSKEAKNTIYIKCENLQITGAYKIRGALNKISSLSEEERKLGVVCSSAGNHAQGVAYASNMLGVKSTIVMPKNTPFLKVQSTKNYGGNVILYGDCYDDAYLKAKEIEKETGSIFIHPFNDLNVIYGQGTIALEIFEQLNNVDMIICPIGGGGLISGIALAAKEINPSVQIIGVQAEGANAMELSFKNKKLTSLNSVNTIADGIAVKSPGKQTFNIIKDFVDNIITVSDNEISKSFLDLCEKQKLVVEASGATSLAALKKINVTNKNIVSVVSGGNIDMLTISSLLKDGLVKRKRLFCFSLELPNCPGQIYKISKALYELNANVVQLEHNQFKAGNRIKNVLLEATVETNGEEHIKLIKDEFLNMGYKIKQIF
- the cmk gene encoding (d)CMP kinase, whose product is MRISVAIDGPAGAGKSTIAKLVAKRFNLMYINTGSMYRAVALAAKENNIDENKIEDLCKLIDTMDMEFRDDDLFLNGENIQDKITMPEISVIVSKYAAIKEVREKLVKLQREMSRKFDVIMDGRDIGTVVLKDSKFKFFLTATAEARAERRYKELKMRGLDVDYDTILEDIIKRDYYDSHREVDPLRKAEDAIEIDSTNLSIFEVTEKISSIIEKNL
- a CDS encoding NAD(P)/FAD-dependent oxidoreductase, producing MKKVIVIGAGPAGMMAAISAAKNNNEVILLERNEKVGKKLFITGKGRCNVTNSKDISEFFDYIIGNPHFLYSALYSFTNEDTIDFFEKQGIRLKSERGGRVFPQSDKSSDIIKGLMNGLQRHNVDIKLNSKVTDIILEGNKITAVKINNNLLLKGDHFIICTGGVSYPLTGSTGDGIKFSKKLGHSIIELKPSLVPIEFEDTVEKELVGLNLRNIELSVYKEESKKPLFKELGEIAFTKYGISGPLALKASRYIDNENDYNVCIDLKPALKEDELDKRLQKDFKKYINKEFKNSLDDLLPKRIINFVISLSNIKGDKKVNEITREERKNLVKSLKKINFRVKGLRPIEEAIVTSGGVNTLEIDPSTMKSKLISNLSFAGEVIDVDAFTGGYNVQIALSTGYLAGTNI
- a CDS encoding SDR family oxidoreductase, with protein sequence MNDNFPKTFPPQKQNVQPGIEEKMNPKPIYKDETILGSNRLKGKVAVITGGDSGIGRAVSVAFAREGAKVAIIYLNEHDDANKTKEEIEKMNGECLLIPGDIGDPAFCTSAISQVINRFKAINILVNNAAEQHVCNSLEEITNEQFDRTFRTNIYGPFYLTREALKHLKKGDCIINTTSITAYKGNKKLIDYSMSKGALVSFTRSLALNLVGRGIRVNAVAPGPVWSPLIPASDTPEAVSQFGGQNPSGRAGQPVELAESYVFLASDGASYITGETIHVNGGEIANS
- a CDS encoding pseudouridine synthase, which codes for MEERLQKYMASCGVASRRKCEEYILAGEVRVNDKVVKELGVKVNPEKDKIYFKGKEIKKESQKVYIMLNKPEGYITSVKDEKGRKTVLDIVKVKERIFPIGRLDYDSSGLLLLTNDGEIYNKIIHPRVNLNKKYIALCKGIFSEEELKKFQIGIDIGGYITAEAKIKVLEVKKDKSLVEIIIHEGKNRQIRRMCLALGHEVIKLKRISIGEIKLGNLKKGEYRNLTKKELDYINSL